From Streptosporangium album, the proteins below share one genomic window:
- a CDS encoding class I SAM-dependent methyltransferase, with protein sequence MTVRVQEHSGPPDTRKDLGRGMEQFHHPRPVCTGRGSESRPTWQRERLLAGLSGRVLEIGAGDGVKLTCFPSGVDEIVLVEPDPFLRAAAQLAAATTSTPVRIRDGALTRLPVPDASCDAVVCSLVLCCAARPETALSEVRRVLRPGGELRFYEHRRSGNPVVALIESVSTPLWARLCGGCHPARDIVAVIDRAGFQIDRLDRLSFHRVDHVLGVARAR encoded by the coding sequence ATGACGGTGCGCGTTCAGGAACACAGCGGACCACCGGATACCCGGAAAGACCTGGGGCGCGGGATGGAACAGTTCCACCACCCCCGGCCCGTGTGCACCGGGCGGGGGAGTGAGTCCCGGCCGACCTGGCAGCGCGAGCGGTTGCTGGCGGGTCTCAGCGGGCGCGTTCTGGAGATCGGCGCCGGCGACGGGGTCAAGCTGACCTGCTTCCCCTCCGGAGTCGACGAGATCGTCCTCGTCGAGCCGGACCCCTTTCTCCGTGCCGCGGCTCAGCTGGCGGCGGCGACGACCTCGACGCCGGTACGCATACGCGACGGAGCCCTGACGCGCCTTCCGGTCCCGGACGCCTCCTGTGACGCCGTCGTCTGCTCGCTGGTCCTGTGCTGCGCGGCCCGGCCCGAGACGGCGCTGTCGGAGGTGAGGCGGGTCCTCCGCCCGGGAGGCGAGCTCCGATTCTACGAGCACCGGCGTTCCGGCAATCCGGTCGTCGCGCTGATCGAGTCCGTGTCGACCCCGCTCTGGGCGCGCCTCTGCGGCGGCTGCCATCCCGCCCGCGACATCGTCGCCGTCATCGACCGGGCGGGTTTCCAGATCGACCGCCTCGACCGCCTCTCCTTCCACCGCGTCGACCATGTCCTCGGTGTCGCCAGGGCCAGGTGA
- a CDS encoding YbaB/EbfC family nucleoid-associated protein — translation MDDFTRALGFDPEKVARDAGRLFDRMEAMHRAAADLTVRAESGDGRVAVEYSSTGGVQKIEIDPRAMRMASGELAETILDLIHQTRRDAETRARARAAEVLDADNSLVTDRQVIGDRLRDAAGTLQENLRTATETMERLHAVFRR, via the coding sequence ATGGACGACTTCACGCGGGCACTGGGCTTCGATCCGGAGAAGGTCGCGCGTGACGCGGGCCGTCTGTTCGACCGGATGGAGGCGATGCACAGGGCCGCCGCCGATCTCACCGTCCGGGCCGAGTCCGGCGACGGCCGCGTCGCGGTGGAGTATTCCTCCACCGGAGGCGTCCAGAAGATCGAGATTGATCCCCGAGCGATGCGCATGGCCTCGGGCGAGCTCGCGGAGACGATCCTGGACCTCATCCACCAGACCAGGCGGGACGCCGAGACCCGGGCGCGGGCGCGGGCGGCCGAGGTCCTGGATGCGGACAACTCGCTGGTCACCGACCGGCAGGTGATCGGAGACCGGTTGCGCGACGCGGCCGGGACGCTCCAGGAGAACCTGCGGACCGCCACCGAGACGATGGAGAGACTCCACGCCGTGTTCCGTCGCTGA